CGATCTCGCGCTCGCGTTTCCGAGCCCTACCGGCAGCCGGGGCGAGCCGCCCGCGCAGGCGCTTGCGGGGGCGAGCCTGAGCGTTCATCGTGGCGAGATCGTCGCGCTGGTCGGGCCGAGCGGGTGTGGAAAATCGACGCTCCTGCGCGTCATCGCGGGGCTCGAACCCGACGCCGAAGGGGTCGTGCGATGGGACGGCGAGGACCTCGCCGGCGTTCCCACGCACCGGCGCGGTTTCGGGCTCGTCTTTCAGGACGGACAGCTGTTCGCGCACCAGAGCGTCGCCGAGAACATAGCGTACGGGCTGCGGGTGCAGGGGGTACCGCGTCATGAGCGAGACGCCCGTGTCGCTGAACTACTTGAGCTCGTCAGCCTGCCTGGGGCGGGCCCGCGAGCCGTGACCCACCTCTCCGGGGGCGAACGGCAGCGGGTGGCGCTCGCGCGCTCTCTCGCGCCCCGGCCGCGCCTGCTCCTCCTGGACGAGCCGTTCTCGGCGCTCGATCGTGAGCTGCGCGAGCGGCTCGCCTCCGAGACTCGCGAGATCCTGCGTGCGACCGGCACCACCGCAATCATGGTCACGCACGATCACGCCGAGGCGGCGGCCGTCGCCGATCGCGTCGTGCGCATGCGCGCTGGGAACGTCGAGGCGCAGTCGGATCCTGCCGCGCCACCCGTTGGCCAGGCCACGTGAGCGCGCACGCCGCCGCACGGGCTGACCGTCTCGCGGCCCGGCTCGCCGCCCGCGGGTTCGGCGCGGGCGGCGGGGTCGTACTTATCGACGGCGGCGCCGGTTCGGGAAAGACCACGCTGGCGCGGCGCCTGGCGCACCGCTTCGGTGTCGGAGTCGTGCACCTCGATGCGCTCTACCCGGGCTGGGATGGCCTCGCCGCGGGTGCCCTGGCGGCCGAGACCGACGTGCTCGGACGCGGCGGCTATCGGCGCTACGACTGGGCGCTCGGGGAACCTGCCGAGTGGGTGTCGGTCGACCTCACGGTACCGATCGTGATCGAGGGATGCGGCGCGATCACTGCGGGCTCGCTTGCCGCGGCCCGCCAGGTCGGCCCCGCCATCGCGGTGTGGGTCGAGTGCGCTGAACCCGAGCGCCGAGCCCGCGCGCTTGAGCGAGACGGCGAGCTCTTTCGCCCCCACTGGGACCGCTGGGCCGCCCAGGAGGCGTCGCATCTGGTGGCACACGCGCCGATCGCGCTTGCCCGCGAAATCGTGCACACCGGCGAGCTCACACCCCGATGATGCGGCGCCTGTCGCGCGGGTAGACTGATCGGGTGCTGAACATCGTCGTGCTGATCTCCGGCGGGGGCAGCAACCTCCGCGCCCTCATCGATGCCGCGAGCGAACCGGGCTTCCCGGCGCGCATCGTCGCGGTAGGAGCGGACGGCGACGCCGGCGGAATCGCCCACGCGGCCGCTGCCGGGATCCCCTACTTCATCGTTCGCCCGCGCGACTACGCGAACCGCGGCGCGTGGGGGGAAGCGTTCCTCGTCGAGATCCAGCGCGCGTCGCCCGATCTCGTCGTGAGCGCGGGCCTCATGCGGATCCTGCCCGAAGACTTCGTGCGCGCCCTCAGCCCGAACCTGATCAACACGCACCCGGCACTCTTGCCGCTCTTTCCCGGGGCACACGCGGTGCGCGACGCGCTCGCGGCCGGTGCCACCGAGACCGGCCTCACCGTCCACGTCATCGATGAGGGCGTCGATACGGGTCCCGTCATCCGGCAGGCGCGCGTCGAGATCCGCCCGGGTGAGTCCGAAGCCGAGCTGCATGAGCGCATCAAACAGGTCGAACGCCCCCTCCTCATCGACGTCGTGCGCGACATCGCCGAGGAGCGAA
This genomic stretch from Leucobacter sp. CX169 harbors:
- a CDS encoding ABC transporter ATP-binding protein — protein: MTNERVGPRDTDGEESMMGQTEQGANQPGTSVPGTPGLEAIDLALAFPSPTGSRGEPPAQALAGASLSVHRGEIVALVGPSGCGKSTLLRVIAGLEPDAEGVVRWDGEDLAGVPTHRRGFGLVFQDGQLFAHQSVAENIAYGLRVQGVPRHERDARVAELLELVSLPGAGPRAVTHLSGGERQRVALARSLAPRPRLLLLDEPFSALDRELRERLASETREILRATGTTAIMVTHDHAEAAAVADRVVRMRAGNVEAQSDPAAPPVGQAT
- the purN gene encoding phosphoribosylglycinamide formyltransferase — translated: MLNIVVLISGGGSNLRALIDAASEPGFPARIVAVGADGDAGGIAHAAAAGIPYFIVRPRDYANRGAWGEAFLVEIQRASPDLVVSAGLMRILPEDFVRALSPNLINTHPALLPLFPGAHAVRDALAAGATETGLTVHVIDEGVDTGPVIRQARVEIRPGESEAELHERIKQVERPLLIDVVRDIAEERISLAEIARAAHP